The Oryza brachyantha chromosome 7, ObraRS2, whole genome shotgun sequence genomic interval TATACATGAAATTTTTACTCATATTGCCACCATTTAATGGAACATATGAAAACATGCACTTCATAGCGGCGTGTCCTTCATTCTTGTAGTTTCACTTAATAAAAGGTTTCACTTGATAAAATTATGTGATTAACGAGAGAGTTGTCCTCCTAAACGGTGGAATCTGGACCAACAACAGAACCTGCAAATTAGGTCTACATGTAACTAACTAATCAGTTCAGCTCTAGACATGGTCTGTGAGAAAGTTGCTTCACACTTAATTATCTGCATGGgagcttatatttttatttagcccgaatattagttttttttgattGACATACAGTACACTATTTTTAGGTGATAGGGAAAATATTTGTCAGCATGTGGGGCCAAATGCTCTTTGGATGTATAAAATGACATTTTTCTAagaattataatggtatatttataattagttgAATTGTAATAGCATATTTCTAAACTGCATATTTGTAATAGACATAcagatctaattaaccctttatCTAACCTATAGTGCACCAACCGCGGTCCTCACTTCTATATCCTCACCTCTTAGATCCAACGGTACATAACAGTTTGTCTCAAAATCAAGAGCTCGGATTGTCCGCGTCGTCCCTCACCCATCTACCCTAGCAACGTGCCCTCCCCTTCCCTCTGCCCCAGGCCGCCTGGCTCCGCCCATCATGCTGCCTCCACATCGCCCGCAGCGCCTCCACCGTGTcatctccgtcgtcgtcgccgctaaattttgtattatatacgtacatatattatttaaattataaacatgtgtATTCAGATTAACTCACAGGTGATTGCGGGAGCTATTTTTTGACACGGTAGTATTTGTACCACTTCATCCGGTTTTTTAGATGCCGCCAAATTTTGGACCTATACAATATCATAAgtcattcataaaataaataaacaatttgtttgggtccaaattaaattatttaattaatatatactcatgtataatctaatctaccctatatagtgataaaatatattagaaactttctatgaaatataaatttgtattaaaaactttatatatgtcatGCATAGACAAAATCAGTCTATATATTAGAAgcttcctataaaatataaatttatataatatataactcctataattatgctatatatacacatacaacacAACCAAGGTGCTGCCTTTGATTTAAAACTTAGTAAAAATCAACcccaaatttagaatataattttattgatttttttcaaactctaCTTGTCTTATTTTTGGCCCGGAACTCAAATCAGAAATTGATGTTAAATTGATGTTAGAAAATACGTGAGTCATGTGAAACCTGTGAGTTATgtgaatttaatatttaatattattttaaaattaaatatacttgatatttagaaaaaatggagTTATTTGAAACATGTGGTCACTTTTGTTACATTTGTTACAAATCTGATGATTATAGTATGATATAAATAGGTGAGtgacatttgttataaatccGATAATTGTAgtacattataaataattttggtatctcatgacatatattatttagaagCAAATAATACTATAGCTATCATACTTTTCATGATCAGTTATAGTTAGGTgttgtttggttcgatcttgTAAACATGAACGTAAATGGGAGTAATTCCGGTGCTATCTGAttacatcatatcaaattgcattctttgtttggtttgatgcTGTAACGCATACGTATCAGTGCACGTTGTTTGGTTTTGGCGTGTGGCTAGGTAACAAACACGGCATGCGGCCAGGTAATAAACGCATGGAGCAAATAAGGTGACCGTTGAGAATTTAAACTGTGCAGACAGGTAACATAATGACCATTCAAAATTATGTGGCAAATTGGCAGGTAATAAACGCTTGCAGCAAATGCATAATGTGCATAATGACATTCAAAATTCAGAGTATAACCATAATTAGACACAGTTAGCAAACCACATCACAGTTATGAGCtttaaattaagaaatttGGATATTCAGACTTCGGCTGGTGGTCGTTGTCAGTTCTAAAACTTCACTAGAACAAAAGGGCAATTGCACTCAGTGTTTCACTTTTAGCAATGGAATATGTAACAAGTTCCTGCAAAATAGATGACCTCATGTTTGGATTCAATGCAACAAGAATGTAACGAGCAAACTCATAACTGCTAGTACATCAGTTTTTGTTCCTTCTTTCTTCATCTGGTAATAAAAAAGGCATATATCAGTGAAAAAGAAGATTAGAATATATAATACACAATGTCTTACCAAGTATTCTAATATACTAACAGTTGATACATGGGGACCCATAAGGTAGAGATCAAAGACCTATACTAATCATGCTACACCTCTCTAGCAATTTATATATGGTTTCTCTTGCATACGTGATAAgaataaccaaacaaaacatatagTACTCATATAGTTCTATAATTGCCATTTTCTGTTgcatgttttgcttttttggaTAACTGAATTACAAGTTTGTTAAACCAGCTAGCTAGGGAGAGTTTAAAAAGTTGGCCTTAGAGTGAAAACGCTATTCTAGTATACAAAGTTGCTGCACAGGAAATTTTGAAACtaacattttaaataagaatggATGAGTTTTAAGAAAACATACCAACAAATAGCAAGCACCTCCATAGCTAGCCATAGCTAGCAGATCTTCTTAgtttctccttttttattcatctattggaaatttttagaaattagTAGAAGCAAGATCACATGAAGTTAAGAATTAGAACAATAAAGTTTGACTAGTATTTTCAGAAACTGAAAAGTGATTTACCAGCGAGTATTTTCAGCACGTATTTCCTCCTGAGAGACTCTGGAAGAGCAAGAAGCATACTCATTTGTGTCGGCACTTTTACAAAAGCAGTTGCAGCATTGAAAGCTTACATAATTATAACAACCTATAAGATCTAATTTGCAAAGAATTTAAGTAAACACAAACCTCAATGAGCCCTATAGCTATTATATATCCCTTGAGTAAGAGTGTTGCGAAATTTTGTCCATTCATCAGACGTTGAAATAGCTAAGATAAACTCAGGTTCAGCGAGTTCTCCCTCAAGGACATCCAAAGGTACCTCATCTGATTCCTCATCCTCATCCTCTAAAGGATCTCTAGACATATTTTGCAGAATTAGGTTGTGCAAAAGAGCACAAGCCATTATAATAATACAAAAGTATAACCGTAGTCATTATATTTCTAAGCCCTAAATTTCTTCTCCGTGTTCTACTACTCAAGGGAAGACGAGCCATAATAgtctacaaaaatataaaataaaaaaaataacgttATATCCAGAACATATCCAGCTAGCACacataattaaaacaataaatcaaaCCAAGATTAAGTGTTTAAAGTGATCTAGAGGAACAATATTTAAAGTGTTCTAGAATACAGAACTAATTGAATACAATATCGATTCGGGAACAGTATTTAAATTGTTCTAGAGGAAGGACACAAGAAGCATCAGACAAATCTGCCGATTGTTAACTATGAATAAATCAATGGCACACCCAGAGTAAGAGCTAAAAGATGAAATGTGCAGCATATATATTAGCGTGcagttatatatttgtaatccaaatatttatttatgagaAAGTAAAATTTCAACAGCTTAATACGTGCTGcataggagagagagagagagatcgatcaGCTGCTGGCAGCTTGATATTTGTAGATCGATCAGTCAGCTACATGCAATTCTCCATCAGCTGCTAGCTACTCCACTAGCAGCTGCTTAATTGCTGTAAATTAACTCCACCTGATTGGACATTTGGAATGCATGCGTCGACTGTCTCTCTCTCGTCCGAAAAGGAAACAAGCTAATCATGCTTAACAAGAAGTATTTGAATAaggaaaaaatagtttttctaCCAGGTACCTGAACAAACCgcgacggacggacggagCGGACGCACGCaggggggtggtggtggcgcccgACAACGACCTCGTCGACTGCTTCCTTGCctgctccccccccccccaacatACCTCGCCACTGTAGAACTGCTCTCCcccctcaccggcggcgagtgcgacgggggcggcggcggcaacgtgTGCGACGGGGaaggggcagcggcggcgtgtGCGACAGGGgatgggtggcggcggcggtgacggtggCGTGTGCGACGAGGAGGAAGCAGCGCGACTTGCCTCCCGTGCGACGCGAGAAGACCTAGCGACTCGCTTCCCGTATCGTAATCAGATACACCATGGGCCAGGAGCGGTAACGGATCGTAATTCGGCTAGTATTCGATTACCGGCTATCTGATTACGTGCCTCCGCGAATAAACAGCTCCTAACGAATTTGATTACCATGGTAACAGATATGGGctaaaaaaaaggttcaacCAAACAGCTCCTTAGTTATTTGTGTTACTCTTgctaataattattaatgtaCTGCTTTACGAATTACtcattctaaattatatttcaaattgagcactttgtatttaaaaatgataccTTAAACGCtattcttttataatatattatcgaACATATTAGGTTACCGTAGGGTTAGCACGGACACATTactagtaaaagaaaaaagcaaaaacacttttttgcaaaaaaaaatttataggtaaaatttttatataaatatccactcaaaagcgaaagttataaaaaacacgatgaaaaaaatcacaaattaaacccaaaattaaatttaaaaatacaaattttggcttgtaaCTGCAATACGATATGATGGCGCTGGGCCAAGAAAAAACCTTCCTACGCTCCCCTGCATCCGCATGGCCCACCACTTCACTTCGTAGCTGcttgcccctctctctctcagccGTTGCTCTCGTAGCTTCTtgcccctctctctcggccgttgctctcctcctcctcaccttgCGACGTGATCCCCCCTCGCCGGAAGATCCGCCACCGTCCTGCCGTCTCCGTCGCATCCTCACTCGTCGGTCAGCCtccgtccatccatccatccattcccCTCATCTCTCGCTCGCTCTATCCACGCGCagcttctttttccttctttttgttgttgtttctcTTGTGGAATTTGCATCATGAACCCTAGGTAGGCTCTCCTCCACATCTGGAAGCTTCTCTCTTAATATGGCTTGAACTTAATAGTAGTAgcattgtttagtttaatTGCTAAATTGTTTTTAGGTTTTGGGGTTCGACTGAACCCCGTGTCCCACATTAGATCTGTCGTCGCACGTCACCGGTATGGTATTGCGGTTCCGCTCCGGTGAGGCGCGAGGTCAGTTTGATGGCTTTTTGGCACATCGCGTGTGCCATAGGGACATTGGTCGTGAGTCCATCGGGTGTTCTGGTACGAGGCAAACACTAGAATAAAATGTAACGTTCTCAATCTAACGTTCTCCGTAAAATACCACTCTGGGATATTTTGAGctgtttttgatttttttatccaatagGGTACATAAAATGTCATTTGTACCCCTATTCTATTTGGGtcttttaactatttgccactcttacggaGAGGCACTAATGGGATGCCActcttccaaatttttttacagcAATACCATGAGTAAGAGATACCATTTCTATAAATTGCCAAATTTGCAGATGTGGAGGTCCACACCAGCTTGCCAACATGGatcagtaaaataaaataacaccTAATGCCCCTGAGTTCAGCCTGCTTGTTTATTcccaaaacaataaaaataaaaggtctAAGTTGAGTGACCACCTAACTGAACTtagttaatataatattttagctaataTACAAAACTGCAACAATATTCAACAGTACATTTTCAGCAGGTATacaagcatatatatgtgGAGAGCCAATCTTTATCCAGTATGAACATGCACAATGCATCAAAGCACACAATCATATAACTGATGGTTCAAGCATTGCAGTATTTCTGtaaggaaaaagaaagcaaccTTTGCGGCCGAGATACATGTAAATTCAGGAATCGAGCAAGTTATGCTACCATGAGCAGAATCATCACACAGAAAAGTTCAGAATAAGTAATTCAGcaaattatttagaaaaaaaggtcAGACTGTTGTCACACACAACAAGCATTTACACAAATTGAATAATAAGAATCATCTAGCTAACATGAGCATCCCTTAAGCCATATGAAGCATCCAGTAGGCCATATGAAGCATCGGAGTCGCTCGGCTCGACGCTCGGAGCAACGGCGCTCGCCCGGAGCGGCGCCGGTCGGCGGAGCGTCGGTCGGCGGCCGACGAGAAGCAGAGCAGCGGTGAGCGCCGACCGGCGGAGTGGCGACGACCACCAGGTGATAGAGCATCGGCAGGAGGGAGAGGCGCGAGGCACACGCACGGGAGGGTAAGGCAGTGCGATGGTGTATTCCATTTAACCAGGGGCAAACATGTCTTTTCATTCCACTGGTCTACGTGGCGAGCTGATGTGTACATTCACATGTGTAATGTCTCTTACCCATGGTATtgctgtaaaaaaatttagaagagTGGCATTCCATTAGTGCCTCtccgtaagagtggcaaatagttaaaagaCCCGTCCTATTCTGGATAGATCCAGAACCAGATCGGCCTCTCTTCTCGTCTCCTCGTACTCCCCGTCGGCACCTCCTCccggtcgccggcgccatcTCCGGCTAGCGCGGCCTCTCACGGCTCGCGGACTGCCCGGCGTGCCGGCTGCCGCCTTCAACCCCGGCCGGCGCGCACtcccccgcctcgccgactGCACGCCCGCCCCCGTCCCCCCGGTTCCCGCCTTCGCACCGGCCACTGCCCCGGGTacccggctgccgccgccacccctggCCGGCGCGGCCTCCACCGCCTTCctcccgtcgccgcggcctgcacggcctcgccggccggcgcggcctCTCCCGGGCGCCCTTAACTCAGCCTCCAGCAGACTCTGGCCGGCCCGGCCTCCACCATGGAGCAGCAGAGCAATAGGTAATCTCCACCATTGTTATTTACTTCTTGAATTATTTGCTTAGTGTAGTGCTACGATTTGAGTTAGTGACATGATTTTAGTgctttggatttgattttaggCTTCTCTAGGTAATCTCtgctagggtttagggttcATCATGGAGAGTAGCAGGTGTTTCCATGTTACACTTTGTTGACGTTTAGATGAGTCATAAATCTACACTTGTTGATACTTCCATGTTTATCTCAGTATTGTTTTGAGGAAAAAACTATGCACGTTTTGATCGTTTCATCCATGGTATCTAAGCTTGTGCTATTGGATGGTGAGCGGAATCCTTGTGTTAAGCACATAATAATTGACTGTTTTGTTTACAAAATAGAGCAGGGGCACTATAGTCTTTTCACATTTTATTTGATGGctaaaataaaggaaaacagCTCTAGAAACATCATAATGACATTTTGTAGGGAATGTTACAGTGAGGATGACATTTTAATGGGGAACATGTAAAGGGTGGCATTTTATAGAGAGCACATGTATGGAGTGGCCTATCATAAATTTTCTCAGATAGGCTCTCCTCCAGATCTGGAAGCTTCTCTCTTAGTATGGCTTGAACTCAATAGTAGTGGCAGTGTTTAGTTTTGTTGCTAAACTGTTTTTAGGTTTGGGGGTTCGGCTGACCCCCCCGTGTCCCACGTTAGGCTCTCCTCCAGATCTGGAAGCTTCTCTCTTAGTATGGCTTGAACTCAATAGTAGTGGCAGTGTTTAGTTTTGTTGCTAAACTGTTTTTAGGTTTGGGGGTTCGGctgaaccccccccccccccccatgtCTAAAGTTAACAACATTATGGGTAAGCTTGtagattttttccttttctaaaGTTAACAACATTATGGGTAAGCTTGGTTCAACACGTGGACCAGTTGGCTGCCTGGGGTTGAATTttcttgatcttttttttttcatatctaaCCCAACATTTATATCTGAGCCGAGTTTGCCACGTGGGCCAATCAGCTGGTATCATTCCGGCCAGCCtgagattatttgatttaatgCGTGCGGTTGTGCTCATCTCATAGTCGACAAAAGAGATTGTGGGTAAATGACACCTACATTGTCACAAGAACATGCAACCCCCTTCCCCCTATTGTGCACAGATACCTGGGTAACCCTTCCTATGGGATGCCATCCTGTAAATAAATCACCATCTTATTCTTTTTCCCTTATCGAAAGTGACTTTTATCGAAATACACTCTAATCTAAGGTAGTGAGTGGGTGTTATTCTCGGTAAACTTTTGGTTATCATAAAGAATCCAACCATCACTAAGCGTTGTTAatctttgtttttcatgtaaaatggTCTCCACCCATCTCGTTATTATTGATTCTTATGTAATAAGGTTGCTATCTTTAACTTGTTGCTATAAAAGAAGCTATTTCTAATATTAGCTTCATGTGAGATATCCATTCAATCTTTGCGCTAGTTGACCCTCATCTACGGGTGTTCTATTGATTCACGTTGGTATTTGTCATGCTTTAGTAATTCTTAGTCTTTTCATGTTGATGTTTATTTACTTAATCCATGCATATTATGTGTTGCAGTTGTTATCTCAGGATCTGTGATAAATGACCGAGCTTCCTTTTAGATCTTCTGTTAATTCTTCTTGGTCAGTAAAACAGATGATTTAAGAAAAATGCTGGATTACATAAACATATCTTATACTGAAGGCACTGAAGGGCTCCCTTTTACCCCTTTACAGCTTTATCTAAACATGACTGGTAAACAAATCTAGAGAAGATACAAGGGAAATAGCGACATAAAGCAAAAGATTAAGGGTGGCTTACAATGGCTGGAGGTCAGCAGACAACTTCAGTTCCGATGGATAATGCAGCAGTTGTTGATGCCAAACCCTTGCGGACATTGACTCCCATGTTCCCTGCAGCACTTGGCCTGCACACTTTCACTGCAAAAGAAAACTCATCTTCGATTGTCTGTGTCACCCCGTTTGGACCGTATGCTGGGGGCACTGAACAGGCAATGCCTGCTAGTATTCCACCAATGTTTGCATCACCAGCTGCCCCTACAGAGCCCAACCAGAGGCAGCCGTATATGGTTCACTTGAATGGAGCTGCTCGTGCTAACGGTACAGCGAACAACACAGTGGTCATCCCTGATTTGCAAACATCTGGAGCAGCCACGGCTGAATCTGGTAAGAGGAAGAGGGGTAGACCCCGGCGTGTGCAAGATTCTTCTGTTCCTTCAGCTCATTTGATTCCTCCAGTTTCTTCAGCTCCAGGAGGTAATTTCACTGCTGTCCAGGCGCCTTCTTCAGCAACCACAGATGCACCTGGTAAGAAGAAGAGGGGTAGACCCAGGCGTGTAGATGTTCCTATACTGTCAACTCCTTCAGCTCCTCAAGTACATAGTACACCAGTTCTTCAGACACCTCCTGCATCTGCTGTAAATCAATCTGGTACAAGGAAAAGGGGGCGACCCAGGCGTGTACAGGATAATGCAGATACTTCAGCTCCCCCAATTCAATCAAAATATAGTGAGCCTGTTTTACAGACACCTTCTGTTGTCACCTCATCAGAGAATGgtaagaggaagagaggacggCCAAAGCGTGTGCCTGATAGTTCACTGATTTCTTCAAGTCATTCAGGTTTTTCAATTGATGATGATTCTGGTGACATAACAACAGGGAAACGTGGACGGCCTAGGAAAATTGATGTCAATCTGCTGAACCTGCCATCTTTGTTTTCAGATGATCCTAGGGAATCTGCTGATAATGTACTTATGATGTTTGATGCATTGAGGCGGAGGCTCATGCAGTTGGATGAGGTGAAGGAAGGAGCAAAGCAACAACATAACTTGAAGGCTGGGAGCATCATGATGAGTGCTGAACTTCGCACAAATAAGAACAAGAGGATTGGAGAGGTTTCAGGTGTTGAAGTTGGTGATATGTTCTACTTCAGAATTGAGATGTGTCTGGTAGGACTTAATAGTCAGAGCATGTCCGGGATTGATTACATGTCTGCTAAGTTTGGTAATGAGGAGGATCCTGTGGCTATCAGTATCGTGTCAGCTGGTGTGTATGAGAATACTGAAGATGATCCAGATGTGCTGGTTTACACTGGACAGGGCATGTCTGGAAAGGATGACCAAAAGCTTGAGAGAGGTAATCTTGCACTTGAGAGGAGTTTACATAGAGGTAATCAAATCAGAGTTGTTCGAAGCGTAAAAGATTTGACTTGTCCTACTGGTAAGATATACATTTATGATGGCCTTTATAAAATAAGAGAAGCGTGGGTCGAGAAAGGAAAATCTGGCTTTAATGTGTTCAAACACAAGTTGCTCAGGGAACCTGGTCAACCTGATGGCATTGCGGTTTGGAAGAAGACTGAA includes:
- the LOC102704160 gene encoding histone-lysine N-methyltransferase, H3 lysine-9 specific SUVH1-like, which gives rise to MAGGQQTTSVPMDNAAVVDAKPLRTLTPMFPAALGLHTFTAKENSSSIVCVTPFGPYAGGTEQAMPASIPPMFASPAAPTEPNQRQPYMVHLNGAARANGTANNTVVIPDLQTSGAATAESGKRKRGRPRRVQDSSVPSAHLIPPVSSAPGGNFTAVQAPSSATTDAPGKKKRGRPRRVDVPILSTPSAPQVHSTPVLQTPPASAVNQSGTRKRGRPRRVQDNADTSAPPIQSKYSEPVLQTPSVVTSSENGKRKRGRPKRVPDSSLISSSHSGFSIDDDSGDITTGKRGRPRKIDVNLLNLPSLFSDDPRESADNVLMMFDALRRRLMQLDEVKEGAKQQHNLKAGSIMMSAELRTNKNKRIGEVSGVEVGDMFYFRIEMCLVGLNSQSMSGIDYMSAKFGNEEDPVAISIVSAGVYENTEDDPDVLVYTGQGMSGKDDQKLERGNLALERSLHRGNQIRVVRSVKDLTCPTGKIYIYDGLYKIREAWVEKGKSGFNVFKHKLLREPGQPDGIAVWKKTEKWRENPSCRDHVILRDISYGAESKPVCLVNEVDDEKGPSHFTYTTKLSYINSLSSMRKMQGCSCASVCLPGDDNCSCTHRNAGDLPYSASGILVSRMPVLYECNDSCKCSHNCRNRVVQKGSQIHFEVFKTGDRGWGLRSWDPIRAGTFICEYAGEVIDKNSMIGEDDYIFETPPSEQNLRWNYAPELLGEPNLSDSSETPKQLPIIISAKRTGNIARFMNHSCSPNVFWQPVLYDHGDEGYPHIAFFAIKHIPPMTELMYDYGQSQGNVQLGINSGCRKSKNCLCWSRKCRGSFG